One stretch of Cryptomeria japonica unplaced genomic scaffold, Sugi_1.0 HiC_scaffold_1094, whole genome shotgun sequence DNA includes these proteins:
- the LOC131873146 gene encoding uncharacterized protein LOC131873146, producing MTKVGEPSSGGFSLKLILQKHEEQLMDFDQNICLLCKRRFKTGDQIKRHRSLSKLHTSRLKRLRQRLFSEDQLDRIERKEREALYRDRAKERRLKYGQTDRVTTIDSIYSGSNEKSLINPTPKLESEPIGRANKGAALMTKMGWREGIGLGRCNEGITDIIKLDSQVGTSGLGSKVHKVDPNLSYKDAVKKIMYERYYELSSDEEKN from the coding sequence ATGACTAAAGTTGGCGAACCATCTTCTGGAGGCTTCAGCCTGAAACTGATCCTACAGAAACATGAGGAGCAGCTAATGGATTTTGACCAGAACATATGCTTATTATGCAAGAGAAGGTTTAAAACTGGTGATCAAATCAAGAGGCACCGAAGTCTTTCAAAATTACACACTTCAAGACTAAAAAGACTGAGGCAACGCCTCTTCAGTGAAGATCAACTCGACAGGATCGAACGCAAAGAACGCGAAGCCCTCTACAGAGATCGAGCTAAAGAGAGACGGCTCAAATATGGGCAAACAGATCGGGTCACAACGATAGATTCCATCTATTCGGGATCAAATGAGAAGTCTTTGATTAATCCCACTCCAAAGCTCGAGTCCGAACCGATAGGTCGTGCTAATAAAGGGGCTGCTTTAATGACCAAGATGGGCTGGCGTGAAGGCATAGGATTAGGTAGATGTAATGAGGGTATTACAGATATAATCAAGCTCGACAGCCAAGTAGGTACTTCAGGTTTGGGTTCCAAAGTTCACAAGGTTGACCCCAATCTCTCCTATAAGGATGCTGTAAAGAAAATCATGTATGAGAGATATTACGAACTATCCTCAGATGAAGAAAAGAATTGA